The Rhineura floridana isolate rRhiFlo1 chromosome 8, rRhiFlo1.hap2, whole genome shotgun sequence genome includes a region encoding these proteins:
- the PYROXD1 gene encoding pyridine nucleotide-disulfide oxidoreductase domain-containing protein 1 isoform X2: protein MATSCLPLAAAAATRNRFIVVGGGIAGVTCAEQLAAEFPSDDILLVTASPLIKAVTNFKQVSRALEEFDVEEQASSILEKRCPNIEVIQSGVERLKSEEHKIVTEAGKEYAYEKLCLCAGAKPKLIVEGNPFVLGIRDTDSATVMLYEIEGCEVIWAIKDKAIGNTFFDAGAAEFLIPKLSAEKQEPPVACKRTKYTTAESGKEEGASASPGEIGSALGPDWHEGLHLKGAKELSHKVHIESLCEIKKIYLQEEFWQLEKVSLAFPRAQQDKRNAETDDELWPVYVELTNGKMYGCDFIVSATGVVPNVQPFLDGNNFVLGQDGGLNVDKYMHTSLPDVYAAGDICTTSWEPSPVWQQMRLWTQARQMGWYAAKCMAADILGEPVDMDFSFELFAHVTKFFNYKVVLLGKYNAQGLGSDHELMLRCTKGQEYVKVVMQNGRMLGAVLFGETDLEETFENLILNQMDLSHYGEDLLDPRIDIEDYFD from the exons CTGGCTGCAGAGTTTCCTTCTGACGATATTTTATTAGTCACAGCATCTCCTCTGATAAAAGCAGTGACAAACTTCAAACAG GTTTCCAGAGCTTTAGAAGAATTTGATGTAGAGGAACAAGCAAGCAGCATCTTAGAAAAACGCTGCCCTAACATTGAGGTTATACAGTCTGGGGTAGAACGACTGAAGAGTGAAGAACAT AAAATAGTCACAGAAGCCGGCAAGGAGTACGCCTATGAGAAACTTTGTCTTTGTGCTGGAGCAAAGCCAAAACTGATTGTTGAAGGAAACCCATTCGTGTTGGGAATCCGTGATACAGACAGTGCGACGGTAATGCT ATACGAAATTGAAGGTTGTGAAGTGATCTGGGCCATCAAGGACAAAGCGATTGGGAATACCTTCTTTGATGCAGGAGCAGCTGAATTCTTGATCCCGAAGCTGAGTGCTGAGAAACAGGAGCCCCCAGTTGCTTGTAAAAGAACAAAATACACGACAGCAG AAAGTGGGAAGGAAGAGGGAGCTTCAGCAAGCCCTGGGGAAATAGGCAGTGCCTTAGGCCCCGACTGGCACGAAGGCTTGCATCTTAAGGGAGCAAAAGAG CTATCCCATAAAGTTCATATTGAAAGCCTGTGTGAAATAAAGAAGATATATCTCCAGGAAGAATTCTGGCAGTTGGAGAAGGtgtctttggctttccccagagctCAACAGGACAAGAGAAATGCAGAAACGGATGACG AACTCTGGCCAGTATACGTGGAATTGACCAATGGGAAGATGTATGGCTGTGACTTCATTGTTAGCGCAACCGGAGTTGTTCCAAATGTTCAGCCATTCCTTGACGGTAATAAT TTTGTTCTAGGTCAAGATGGAGGTCTAAACGTGGACAAATACATGCACACTTCACTACCAGACGTCTATGCGGCAGGGGACATCTGCACTACCTCATGGGAGCCTAGTCCTGTTTGGCAACAG ATGAGGCTCTGGACCCAGGCTAGGCAGATGGGATGGTATGCTGCAAAATGCATGGCTGCTGACATTTTAGGGGAACCTGTGGACATGGACTTCAGCTTTGAACTCTTTGCTCATGTTACAAAATTTTTCAATTACAAG GTGGTGCTGCTGGGAAAATACAATGCTCAAGGATTGGGCTCAGACCATGAACTGATGCTGAGGTGCACCAAAGGACAGGAGTATGTCAAAGTAGTGATGCAGAATGGACGAATGCTCGGAGCAGTATTGTTCGGGGAAACAGATCTAGAAGAAACCTTTGAAAACTTGATTCTCAATCAGATGGATCTATCACACTATGGGGAAGATCTCTTGGATCCAAGGATTGACATTGAGGACTACTTTGACTGA
- the PYROXD1 gene encoding pyridine nucleotide-disulfide oxidoreductase domain-containing protein 1 isoform X1 has protein sequence MATSCLPLAAAAATRNRFIVVGGGIAGVTCAEQLAAEFPSDDILLVTASPLIKAVTNFKQVSRALEEFDVEEQASSILEKRCPNIEVIQSGVERLKSEEHKIVTEAGKEYAYEKLCLCAGAKPKLIVEGNPFVLGIRDTDSATEFQKHLAKAKRITVVGNGGIALELVYEIEGCEVIWAIKDKAIGNTFFDAGAAEFLIPKLSAEKQEPPVACKRTKYTTAESGKEEGASASPGEIGSALGPDWHEGLHLKGAKELSHKVHIESLCEIKKIYLQEEFWQLEKVSLAFPRAQQDKRNAETDDELWPVYVELTNGKMYGCDFIVSATGVVPNVQPFLDGNNFVLGQDGGLNVDKYMHTSLPDVYAAGDICTTSWEPSPVWQQMRLWTQARQMGWYAAKCMAADILGEPVDMDFSFELFAHVTKFFNYKVVLLGKYNAQGLGSDHELMLRCTKGQEYVKVVMQNGRMLGAVLFGETDLEETFENLILNQMDLSHYGEDLLDPRIDIEDYFD, from the exons CTGGCTGCAGAGTTTCCTTCTGACGATATTTTATTAGTCACAGCATCTCCTCTGATAAAAGCAGTGACAAACTTCAAACAG GTTTCCAGAGCTTTAGAAGAATTTGATGTAGAGGAACAAGCAAGCAGCATCTTAGAAAAACGCTGCCCTAACATTGAGGTTATACAGTCTGGGGTAGAACGACTGAAGAGTGAAGAACAT AAAATAGTCACAGAAGCCGGCAAGGAGTACGCCTATGAGAAACTTTGTCTTTGTGCTGGAGCAAAGCCAAAACTGATTGTTGAAGGAAACCCATTCGTGTTGGGAATCCGTGATACAGACAGTGCGACG GAATTTCAGAAACATCTGGCAAAAGCTAAAAGAATAACCGTTGTAGGAAATGGCGGCATTGCACTAGAGTTAGT ATACGAAATTGAAGGTTGTGAAGTGATCTGGGCCATCAAGGACAAAGCGATTGGGAATACCTTCTTTGATGCAGGAGCAGCTGAATTCTTGATCCCGAAGCTGAGTGCTGAGAAACAGGAGCCCCCAGTTGCTTGTAAAAGAACAAAATACACGACAGCAG AAAGTGGGAAGGAAGAGGGAGCTTCAGCAAGCCCTGGGGAAATAGGCAGTGCCTTAGGCCCCGACTGGCACGAAGGCTTGCATCTTAAGGGAGCAAAAGAG CTATCCCATAAAGTTCATATTGAAAGCCTGTGTGAAATAAAGAAGATATATCTCCAGGAAGAATTCTGGCAGTTGGAGAAGGtgtctttggctttccccagagctCAACAGGACAAGAGAAATGCAGAAACGGATGACG AACTCTGGCCAGTATACGTGGAATTGACCAATGGGAAGATGTATGGCTGTGACTTCATTGTTAGCGCAACCGGAGTTGTTCCAAATGTTCAGCCATTCCTTGACGGTAATAAT TTTGTTCTAGGTCAAGATGGAGGTCTAAACGTGGACAAATACATGCACACTTCACTACCAGACGTCTATGCGGCAGGGGACATCTGCACTACCTCATGGGAGCCTAGTCCTGTTTGGCAACAG ATGAGGCTCTGGACCCAGGCTAGGCAGATGGGATGGTATGCTGCAAAATGCATGGCTGCTGACATTTTAGGGGAACCTGTGGACATGGACTTCAGCTTTGAACTCTTTGCTCATGTTACAAAATTTTTCAATTACAAG GTGGTGCTGCTGGGAAAATACAATGCTCAAGGATTGGGCTCAGACCATGAACTGATGCTGAGGTGCACCAAAGGACAGGAGTATGTCAAAGTAGTGATGCAGAATGGACGAATGCTCGGAGCAGTATTGTTCGGGGAAACAGATCTAGAAGAAACCTTTGAAAACTTGATTCTCAATCAGATGGATCTATCACACTATGGGGAAGATCTCTTGGATCCAAGGATTGACATTGAGGACTACTTTGACTGA